A part of Salmo trutta chromosome 15, fSalTru1.1, whole genome shotgun sequence genomic DNA contains:
- the LOC115148729 gene encoding Meckel syndrome type 1 protein-like — MADGCSTDTGEATYCSRDAVKNLTIKIHIQRFTSTAALSQHLQQQVLTQQERGGIELDTLNSQAQSAGDDDEEELVVGWQEKLFSQSESVYQTPLERQYHTEIMALERTRGRRNRRIFTYTDSDCYTNWEGDSQSMVRQVKSNPTFLAHRMANVRHRRQDRQPVDSTFPKSRLITWEPSEDFVKTSHVVNTPVQTMHIMGDLGPPGKLGQKEKECLLCTIRADGYGVITTKPDFNKVVSLAKESLGKN, encoded by the exons ATGGCAGACGGCTGCAGCACCGACACCGGAGAGGCTACCTATTGTTCCCGAGATGCTGTCAAAAACCTTACAATTAA GATCCATATTCAGAGATTCACCTCCACAGCAGCCCTCTCCCAACACCTTCAGCAGCAGGTTTTGACTCAACAGGAGAGGGGAGGCATTGAGCTGGACACCCTCAACTCACAGGCTCAATCAG CCggagatgatgatgaggaggagttgGTGGTAGGCTGGCAGGAGAAGCTGTTCAGTCAG AGTGAGTCAGTATACCAGACTCCACTGGAGAGACAGTACCACACAGAGATCATGGCTCTGGAGCGGACCAGGGGCAGACGGAACCGCAGGATTTTCACCTACACCGATTCTGACTGCTACACCAATTGGGAAGGG GATTCCCAGAGTATGGTGAGGCAGGTCAAGTCCAACCCTACCTTCCTGGCACATAGGATGGCCAATGTCAGACACAGACGACAGGACAGACAGCCAGT TGACAGCACCTTCCCCAAGTCCAGGCTGATTACCTGGGAGCCCTCGGAGGACTTTGTGAAGACCAGCCACGTGGTCAACACACCCGTACAGACCATGCACATCATGGGGGACCTGGGACCACCGGGCAA ACTTGGCCAAAAGGAGAAGGAATGCTTGTTGTGCACGATAAGAGCAGATGGATATGGAGTGATTACCACCAAACCAGACTTCAACAAAGTTGTTTCATTAGCAAAG gaaAGCCTGGGAAAGAACTGA
- the LOC115148720 gene encoding uncharacterized protein LOC115148720 isoform X1 produces MPVYSMAAMSTCLSLSPQSGRVTRLMERKYDVTSSSSSDGFSIYSFTDCESECDDEDHERRTPPLKVEDGKVTKLDVKVMDEDDDLSLHSFDESDFLSPGKDSGPVSVKNGLSPLVTSAHRTLAEALRALPSAVGSPYPVNVPRPLTPLSPVIIAPPRTENFPYRHSPRLAPITNLSESGRKLLQEMAGVAPQVSSVADAQTEMFKEIMANYYFYHTHTHTHTHTHTHTHTHTHTHTHTHTEILSIGYSYNTHKRNFRDRNYD; encoded by the exons ATGCCAGTGTATTCTATGGCTGCCATGAGTACAtgcctttctctgtctcctcagtCTGGAAGGGTGACTCGGCTGATGGAGAGAAAATATGATGTGACCTCATCCTCCAGTTCTGATGGCTTTTCCATCTACTCCTTCACTGACTGTGAATCGGAG TGTGATGATGAGGATCATGAAAGGAGGACACCACCGCTGAAAGTTGAGGATGGAAAGGTGACCAAGCTTGACGTGAAGGTTATGGACGAGGATGATGATCTGTCTCTCCACTCCTTCGATGAGTCAGACTTCCTG AGCCCAGGGAAGGACTCAGGTCCTGTATCTGTCAAGAATGGTCTCTCTCCTCTTGTGACCTCAGCACACCGGACCCTGGCTGAAGCCCTACgggccctgccctctgctgtAGGCTCTCCCTACCCAGTAAATGTCCCAAGGCCTCTGACTCCTCTCAGCCCTGTCATTATCGCTCCGCCCCGAACAGAGAACTTCCCATACCGCCACAGCCCTCGCCTGGCTCCCATCACCAACCTGAGCGAGTCCGGCAGGAAGCTGCTCCAGGAAATGGCTGGAGTGGCCCCACAG GTTTCTTCAGTGGCTGATGCCCAAACTGAGATGTTCAAAGAAATAATGGCCAACTATTacttctaccacacacacacacacacacacacacacacacacacacacacacacacacacacacacacacacacacacacacacacagagattttGAGTATTGGTTattcctacaacacacacaaacgtaaTTTCAGAGACAGGAATTATGATTAG
- the LOC115148720 gene encoding uncharacterized protein LOC115148720 isoform X2, whose product MPVYSMAAMSTCLSLSPQSGRVTRLMERKYDVTSSSSSDGFSIYSFTDCESECDDEDHERRTPPLKVEDGKVTKLDVKVMDEDDDLSLHSFDESDFLSPGKDSGPVSVKNGLSPLVTSAHRTLAEALRALPSAVGSPYPVNVPRPLTPLSPVIIAPPRTENFPYRHSPRLAPITNLSESGRKLLQEMAGVAPQEGKVNKKNKGKAKKVVKQEKASKMQQMGNVGESKEEDKKEEKKSLGKRFLQWLMPKLRCSKK is encoded by the exons ATGCCAGTGTATTCTATGGCTGCCATGAGTACAtgcctttctctgtctcctcagtCTGGAAGGGTGACTCGGCTGATGGAGAGAAAATATGATGTGACCTCATCCTCCAGTTCTGATGGCTTTTCCATCTACTCCTTCACTGACTGTGAATCGGAG TGTGATGATGAGGATCATGAAAGGAGGACACCACCGCTGAAAGTTGAGGATGGAAAGGTGACCAAGCTTGACGTGAAGGTTATGGACGAGGATGATGATCTGTCTCTCCACTCCTTCGATGAGTCAGACTTCCTG AGCCCAGGGAAGGACTCAGGTCCTGTATCTGTCAAGAATGGTCTCTCTCCTCTTGTGACCTCAGCACACCGGACCCTGGCTGAAGCCCTACgggccctgccctctgctgtAGGCTCTCCCTACCCAGTAAATGTCCCAAGGCCTCTGACTCCTCTCAGCCCTGTCATTATCGCTCCGCCCCGAACAGAGAACTTCCCATACCGCCACAGCCCTCGCCTGGCTCCCATCACCAACCTGAGCGAGTCCGGCAGGAAGCTGCTCCAGGAAATGGCTGGAGTGGCCCCACAG GAAGGGAAGGTCAATAAGAAAAACAAGGGCAAGGCCAAAAAAGTAGTGAAGCAAGAGAAGGCCAGTAAGATGCAACAGATGGGAAATGTTGGAGAAAGTAAGGAGGAGGACAAGAAAGAGGAAAAGAAGAGTCTGGGGAAGAG GTTTCTTCAGTGGCTGATGCCCAAACTGAGATGTTCAAAGAAATAA